Proteins encoded together in one Phyllostomus discolor isolate MPI-MPIP mPhyDis1 chromosome 6, mPhyDis1.pri.v3, whole genome shotgun sequence window:
- the LOC114499032 gene encoding olfactory receptor 1020-like — MAIENCTVFTDFILLGLSGRRDVQQGLFVLFLLVYGITVIANLGMILLISMDPRLHTPMYYFLSNLSFCDVCYSSTISPKMLVDFLCEQKRIPYNLCVVQMFFFGAFAAVECVMLSVMAYDRYVAICNPLLYTVTMSRRMCIRLVATAYTAGFIDMAIFTSCTFPLSFCNSNIINHFFCDIPPLLALSASDTTTSEIALTVSCSCVVGSSVITVLLSYSYIITTILRMTSAEGRHKAFSTCASHLTAVAIFYGTLLFMYFRPNSSYSMDTDKMASVFYTVIIPMLNPLIYSLRNKDVKGALKKKSLSLN, encoded by the coding sequence ATGGCCATTGAGAACTGCACCGTGTTTACAGACTTCATACTCTTAGGACTCTCTGGCAGGCGGGATGTGCAGCAGGGGCTCTTTGTGCTCTTCCTGCTGGTTTATGGCATCACTGTGATTGCAAACCTGGGGATGATCCTGCTGATCAGCATGGACCCCCGACTCCACACACCCATGTATTATTTCCTGAgcaatttgtctttctgtgatgtCTGCTACTCCTCCACTATCTCCCCCAAGATGCTGGTTGATTTCTTATGTGAGCAAAAGAGGATCCCATATAATTTATGTGTGGTGCAGATGTTCTTTTTTGGTGCCTTTGCAGCCGTGGAATGTGTCATGCTGTCTGTCATGGCATATGACCGTTATGTAGCCATTTGTAATCCACTTCTGTATACAGTTACCATGTCCAGGAGAATGTGCATCCGGCTGGTGGCCACTGCCTACACCGCAGGTTTTATAGATATGGCAATCTTCACGTCTTGCACTTTCCCGTTATCATTCTGCAATTCCAATATCAtcaatcactttttctgtgacatCCCACCCTTACTTGCCCTTTCTGCCTCAGACACAACCACCAGTGAAATAGCATTGACTGTTTCCTGTAGCTGTGTTGTGGGGTCCAGTGTCATCACTGTCCTCCTTTCCTACAGCTACATCATAACTACCATCCTTCGCATGACGTCAGCTGAAGGCAGACACaaagccttctctacctgtgCCTCCCACTTAACCGCTGTGGCTATATTTTATGGGACACTCCTCTTCATGTATTTCCGACCCAACTCGAGTTATTCCATGGACACGGACAAAATGGCCTCTGTTTTCTACACAGTTATTATCCCTATGTTAAACCCACTGATCTACAGTTTGAGGAATAAGGATGTGAAAGGTGCCCTGAAAAAGAAGTCGTTGTCACTAAATTAA
- the LOC114499033 gene encoding LOW QUALITY PROTEIN: olfactory receptor 8U9-like (The sequence of the model RefSeq protein was modified relative to this genomic sequence to represent the inferred CDS: deleted 1 base in 1 codon), with protein sequence MAIENCTVLTDFILLGLSGRRDVQQGLFVLFLLVYGITVIANLGMILLISMDPRFHTLMYYFLSNLSFSDVCYSSSVSPKMLADFLSQQKKIAYNLYVVQMFFFATFAVVECVILSVMAFDHYVAICNPLLYTTIMSGRGCTQLVAIVYIQSLVYSAFFTYCTIQLSLCNSNIINHFFCDFPPLLALSTSDTSINVIVVCTYSSCALGFSILTILLSYSYMGNTILRMKSAKGRHKASSTCASHLTAVAMFYGTLLFIYFQPSLSHSMDTDKMASVFYTIVFPMLNPLIYSLRNKDVKDALKKAVGTKLCSDGIHVFTQLFI encoded by the exons ATGGCCATTGAGAACTGCACCGTGTTGACAGACTTCATACTCTTAGGACTCTCTGGCAGGCGGGACGTGCAGCAGGGGCTCTTTGTGCTCTTCCTGCTGGTTTATGGCATCACTGTGATCGCCAACCTAGGGATGATCCTGCTGATCAGCATGGACCCCAGGTTCCACACACTCATGTATTATTTCTTGAGCAATCTGTCATTCAGTGATGTCTGCTACTCTTCCTCTGTATCT CCCAAGATGCTGGCTGATTTCTTATCTCAGCAAAAGAAGATtgcatataatttatatgttGTTCAGATGTTCTTTTTTGCTACCTTTGCAGTTGTAGAATGTGTAATCCTATCTGTGATGGCATTTGACCATTATGTAGCCATTTGTAATCCACTTCTGTATACAACAATCATGTCTGGAAGAGGCTGTACCCAGCTAGTGGCCATTGTGTACATCCAAAGTCTGGTGTACTCTGCATTCTTTACCTATTGCACAATTCAATTGTCATTGTGCAATTCCAATATCAtcaatcactttttctgtgacttCCCACCCTTACTAGCCCTCTCCACCTCAGACACAAGCATCAATGTGATAGTGGTTTGCACTTACAGTAGCTGTGCTCTAGGGTTCAGTATTCTCACTATCCTCCTCTCCTACAGCTACATGGGAAATACCATCCTTAGAATGAAATCAGCCAAGGGCAGACACAAAGCCTCCTCTACCTGTGCCTCCCATTTAACTGCTGTGGCTATGTTTTATGGGACactcttgttcatttatttccaaCCCAGTTTGAGTCactccatggacacagacaaaatGGCCTCTGTTTTCTACACAATTGTCTTCCCCATGTTAAACCCACTGATCTACAGTTTGAGgaacaaggatgtgaaagatGCCCTGAAAAAAGCAGTTGGCACTAAATTATGTTCTGATGGAATCCATGTTTTCACCCAACTCTTTATTTGA